In Quercus robur chromosome 10, dhQueRobu3.1, whole genome shotgun sequence, a genomic segment contains:
- the LOC126703605 gene encoding UPF0481 protein At3g47200-like — translation MLEVLVFVKEDNLEMEQSASKEIQLAAASTNNEDQNTEKEADISGGNENKNDDLIIEISKIVKRTEIQLLEECRIYRLPRYLRKWNEEAYTPQVISIGPYHHENQRLKAMEEHKERYFRSFMKRSERSLEYLVGTVREMEERIRRCYEEIIDLTSDCFVKMILLDACFILELLFRRSSLSLTSHDDSMVVEPRAAAVKVDLLLFENQLPFFVIKKLQHLAFPSLPDALFFKNIFSYFDVFTDIQYRQPNPNAEIAHFTDLLRTFMLPPLEESPERINEHSKLLYSATQLHKAGVKFRLGKSERSFEIKFEDGVLEIPKLEIEGVTEVVIRNVMALEQTCYMGNSYFTDYFIFMDYLINSRKDVDLLTQKKILVNYLGDNNAVMSMINNLNKGIVSATARVDYCNLYEELNRFYEKSWHRWEATLKSEYFSTPWRFASTVAAIVLLVLTFMQTTSSMIDLLSSRSNMGSKT, via the coding sequence ATGCTAGAGGTTCTTGTCTTTGTTAAGGAGGACAACTTGGAAATGGAACAATCAGCTAGTAAGGAAATTCAACTAGCAGCTGCTTCAACAAATAATGAAGATCAAAATACTGAAAAGGAAGCAGACATTTCAGGtggaaatgaaaataaaaatgatgacTTGATAATTGAAATTAGCAAAATAGTCAAAAGGACGGAAATTCAATTATTAGAAGAGTGTCGTATCTACAGACTTCCACGTTACCTTCGAAAATGGAATGAAGAAGCCTACACTCCTCAGGTTATTTCAATTGGCCCGTATCACCACGAAAACCAAAGATTGAAAGCCATGGAAGAGCATAAAGAGAGGTACTTCAGGAGTTTCATGAAACGGAGTGAGAGAAGCTTGGAGTATTTGGTAGGCACGGTAAGGGAAATGGAAGAACGCATTCGCAGGTGTTATGAAGAGATTATTGATCTTACCAGCGATTGCTTTGTGAAAATGATATTGCTGGATGCGTGCTTCATTCTTGAGCTTTTATTCCGACGAAGTTCATTAAGTTTGACAAGTCATGACGATTCTATGGTTGTGGAACCAAGGGCTGCTGCTGTGAAGGTTGACTTGCTATTATTTGAAAATCAGCTTCCATTCTTTGTTATTAAGAAACTGCAGCACCTTGCATTTCCATCTCTTCCCGATGCATTATTTTTCAAGAATATTTTTTCCTACTTTGACGTGTTCACCGACATTCAGTATAGGCAGCCCAATCCCAATGCGGAAATAGCACACTTCACCGATCTTCTTAGAACCTTCATGTTACCCCCACTCGAGGAGTCTCCTGAAAGAATCAATGAACATTCGAAGCTTTTGTACTCAGCAACACAACTCCACAAGGCAGGAGTAAAGTTCCGGCTTGGTAAAAGTGAACGctcttttgaaataaaatttgaagatgGTGTGTTGGAAATCCCAAAATTAGAAATAGAGGGTGTGACGGAAGTTGTTATCCGAAACGTTATGGCATTAGAACAAACTTGCTATATGGGAAATTCCTACTTCACTGATTACTTCATCTTCATGGATTATCTTATCAATTCCAGAAAAGATGTGGAtttacttacccaaaaaaaaatcttggtcAATTACCTAGGCGACAACAATGCAGTAATGTCCATGATTAACAATCTCAACAAAGGAATCGTATCCGCAACGGCGAGGGTTGATTACTGTAATCTCTATGAAGAATTGAATAGGTTCTATGAGAAATCTTGGCACCGCTGGGAGGCGACATTGAAAAGTGAATATTTTAGCACCCCTTGGAGGTTCGCTTCAACAGTGGCTGCTATTGTTCTTCTGGTGCTCACTTTTATGCAAACAACAAGTTCTATGATTGATCTTCTGTCTTCACGAAGTAACATGGGTTCAAAGACTTAA